The DNA window CATGCGGAGCGGGGTTTGGAGTCGCTCCGGCGAGGCGAGTGGGAGGTCACGGACTCCGGGGGATCCCCGCTCCGTCCGGTTCCGACGCCCGAGACGAAGCGGCCGGCCCTGAGCTCGGTCTACGCGCTCACGAAGTACGACCAGGAGCGGCTCGCGCTGCTGATCGGGAGCGCCTACGGCGTTCCGTCGATCGCGCTCCGCCTGTTCAACGTGTACGGCACGCGCCAGGCGCTCTCGAACCCGTACACCGGCGTGCTCGCGATCTTCGCGGCCCGCCTCCTGAACGGGAAGCCCCCCGTGGTGTTCGAGGACGGCCTCCAGCGCCGCGACTTCGTCCATGTCGCGGACGTGGCGCGCGCCATCCGGCTCGCGCTCGAAGCGCCGGAGACGGTTTCGGGCGTGTTCAACGTCGGGAGCGGCGCGTCGGTGACGGTGCTCGAGATCGCCGGGCGGCTCGCCGAAGCGCTCGGACGCACGGGACCGGACCCCGAGATCACGGGGCAGTATCGGGTGGGCGACATCCGGCACTGCTTCGCGGACATCACGAAGGCGAGGGAGGTGCTCGGCTACGAGCCCGAAACGCCCATGGACCGGGGGCTCGAGGATCTCGCGAGGTGGCTCGAGCGGGAACAGGCCTCCGACCTCGTCTCCGAGGCGCGCGAAGAGCTCGCGACGCGCGGGCTCACGTTTTGACGCAGCGGTCGGGAAACGGCTCGGATCCGGACGGGACCGCCGCGCGCGGACGCCCCGCGGTGCCGGCGGATCGCGACGGTCCGATTCTCGTGACCGGGGGGGCCGGATTCGTCGGCGCGAACCTCTCCGACAAGCTCCTTCGTGAAGGACGCGACGTGATCGTGCTGGACGCGTTCGTTCGCGAGGGCGTCGAGGCGAACGCGCGCTGGCTCACGCGGCGGCATGGCGGCCGGGTCCGATTCGTCCGCGGTGACGTGCGCGACGCGCGCCTCGTCGGGGAAGCGGCGCGGGGAGCCGCCGCGGTCTTCCACTTCGCGGCGCAGGTCGCGGTCACCACGAGCCTCGCGGACCCCGCGGACGACTTCAGCGTGAACGTGGGAGGAACGCTGAACGTGCTCGAAGCGCTCCGGCGCGACCCCGACCCGCCGCCCTTCTTCCTCACGTCGACGAACAAGGTGTACGGGTGCTTGGGAGAGGTCTCGCTCCATGCGCGAGGCGAGCGCTACGTGCCGGATCGGCCCGCGCTCGCGGAGCGCGGCATCGGGGAGGACGCTCCGCTCGACTTCCGCACGCCGTACGGGTGCTCCAAGGGCGCCGCCGACCAGTACACGCTCGAGTACGCGCGCTCGTTCGGGCTCCCGGCGGTGGTCTTCCGGATGAGCTGCATCTACGGGCCGCGCCAGTTCGGAACCGAGGATCAGGGATGGGTCGCGCACGTCGCGCTCTGCGCGCTCCACGAGAGGCCGCTCACCATCTACGGAGACGGGATGCAGGTGCGGGATCTCCTCTTCGCCGAGGATCTCGTGGACGCGTTCCTGCTCGCCTGGCAGCACGCGGGAAGGCTCCGCGCGCGCGCGTTCAACCTCGGCGGCGGTCCGGCGAACGTCATGAGCCTTCTCGAGCTCGTGCGCCTCCTGGAGGAGCGGGGAGCGCGCCCGGGGCCGGTTCGGTTCGACGCCTGGAGGCCCGGCGACCAGAAGTACTACGTCTCGGACACGACGTCCTTCCGGTCGGAGACCGGATGGTCCCCCCGCGTGGGGGTGGGGGAAGGGCTCGACCGGCTCTGCCGCGCGCTCGAAGAACAGGCGGCGGACGAGCCCGAAGCGACGGCGGCCCTGGGGGCGAACGGATGAGCCTCCGGGTCCTCGTCACGACCGATACCGTGGGCGGCGTCTGGACGTTCGCGATGGAGCTCGCCTCCACGCTGAGCCGCGCCGGATTCGACATCGAGCTCGCCACGATGGGCGGACCGGTCTCCGGCTCGCAGCGCGCCCAGGCCGAGAGGATCCCCCGGCTGCGCCTTCACGAGAGCCTCTACCGCCTGGAGTGGATGGAGGAGAGCTGGCTCTCGGTGACCGAGGCGGGTGAGTGGCTCCTCGATCTGGAGCGCCGCCTCGC is part of the Candidatus Eisenbacteria bacterium genome and encodes:
- a CDS encoding NAD-dependent epimerase/dehydratase family protein; translation: MTQRSGNGSDPDGTAARGRPAVPADRDGPILVTGGAGFVGANLSDKLLREGRDVIVLDAFVREGVEANARWLTRRHGGRVRFVRGDVRDARLVGEAARGAAAVFHFAAQVAVTTSLADPADDFSVNVGGTLNVLEALRRDPDPPPFFLTSTNKVYGCLGEVSLHARGERYVPDRPALAERGIGEDAPLDFRTPYGCSKGAADQYTLEYARSFGLPAVVFRMSCIYGPRQFGTEDQGWVAHVALCALHERPLTIYGDGMQVRDLLFAEDLVDAFLLAWQHAGRLRARAFNLGGGPANVMSLLELVRLLEERGARPGPVRFDAWRPGDQKYYVSDTTSFRSETGWSPRVGVGEGLDRLCRALEEQAADEPEATAALGANG
- a CDS encoding NAD-dependent epimerase/dehydratase family protein — translated: MSAERVLITGGAGFIGSHLADHLLARGHRVRALDSLVPQVHGESGTRPSYLHPDVELLTGDVRDPVVVRRALTGVDSVVHLAARVGVGQSMYQIAEYVSANDMGSAVLLEAIAAHPVRRLVTASSMSVYGEGLYADPAGNPVEHAERGLESLRRGEWEVTDSGGSPLRPVPTPETKRPALSSVYALTKYDQERLALLIGSAYGVPSIALRLFNVYGTRQALSNPYTGVLAIFAARLLNGKPPVVFEDGLQRRDFVHVADVARAIRLALEAPETVSGVFNVGSGASVTVLEIAGRLAEALGRTGPDPEITGQYRVGDIRHCFADITKAREVLGYEPETPMDRGLEDLARWLEREQASDLVSEAREELATRGLTF